The window ttcaattgaaagTCAACTATGAATCACTAAtatatggctctgccagaactttggccttaaagatactggatcccattcatcatcaaggactttggctttgcactggggctttctgcacttccccagttcagagcttatacatagaatctcataatccttctttgcacctctgctgtttgcaactgtctttattatatgcttcaaaactttgttactcaccaaagcatcccatctggggttgtgtttttcttcctcagtgggccatactttttcagaacagaggatctgccattgctccttttagtTTTTGTgcccaggtgcagttggatgaattgggtctgtccttggataatattgctgtatccactggtcagcccatccctcCATGTCTTTTTACAATCACCAAATGtgatctttaagtcatctgagaaaagcagacactccagATTGGAAATGCTGTCTGCtctttgctgaatatctttcaaaccatccttccattcctatttatacagatggttcgaaatcaggtgactgtgtgggctttgccatagtttgttgtggtttgatggttgcatgcagaatctcctctacagcttcttCATTCACTGCTGAAccatatgccatttctcttgtcctggatcacgtagaagctaagcagtactcaaactgcactatttatactgcctcgcttaattctctactggccctggtaTCGCTTCACATTAATTCagaccctgttcttgctgatatttaaaaccgactggcccatttatctttaacatctacttctatccagtttttctggatactgggtcacattggtattcgtgggaatgacctcgccaacactgcagctaaatctgtctgcccTGGCattatcaccactgtgcctgtcccGTACTTGGACTGTGGTCTtatattcaaggctcagctccatccTGGTTGGCAGTTGAGTTAGAGTGAGCTACATGAaatcaagcttttccaaataaaaccttctgtTAGACTTTGGCCATCTTTCTTCTGTGAGGaccggaaagaggaagttgttctaactagactacgcattggtcacagttttttaactcttcgttttcttttatctgaaattGATGCACCAATGAGTAGTCTGTGTAATACTCAGatcacagtaagccacattttactttcttgccatcgttatgactctcaatgacagtaccaatttaaacatattctgtcccaaggtttttTCATAAccttagacagtgttattggtgatggtgacactctccaccttgcgaatgtttttttgttttttaaaggccattaatctttttaatgccatttaagttttctAATTTATACATGAGACCTTtcttaatgtgattcccttttaagaatcacagtccgtttagtttgatttgaaatgagaaaatggctgtaacgtcaaataacttgaaaccaggactgaaaagtcaatttcaggtgactaacactgctgtttgaactacctgttagtcatcctggttagttattattaaaattttgctggaagtcttttaaaacttttattacgtTACATTCTGAAAACGGCCATAATGTCTAATAACTtggaatcaggactggaaaggacaacttcaggtgactgatggtggtttttgtacttaccttttAGTCTgactggcaagttatgataattacaattatgctacagaaagtcctttgcaacttgtatttctgtagtttttcctccgatgttgtagactagatgtaaacattggttttatgctatttatgttgttttttttaactttgttttgttttaccataatttccttttatgaattttactaaatttactttgatattaactttttaccagatgttcgGTGCAGGTAACCTAGCAGCTTTGTGCcctaaaacaccaaatcaaccaaccaatttttaaggtaaatgtttatattttatttttcattttctttaccaTATTACAAACTCTATACCTGTTATCATCAGTGTACAatgcaataaaattattaaaattaggaaataagaAAATACCTTTTGAATTCTTGtagaatatctttaaaaatgCTGTTTTGATTATATTCATAATTTCAGGTCTTCTCctttttatatacaattaatgtgtagtgttttattttcctttcttatcCTTTACAATTTAATATTCATCTTGATATGAGTCAACATTGTTAACTTGAGGCATATTGCAGTTTTTTTGGATTATGTGCACAACTATTCAGCACATTTTTcacttggtgtgtaatattgtaaGCGTTGAGATGAACAAATGTGAAAGTATGATATATACTTAAGTGTTTAAAcctttaaattatgtattttatcaaataaccaatacataattaactaaaatattatagtaagacctaaatacagtttaaactgtaatatctaactgtaatatattttggTAAGAAACAACTGTAAGTGTTATAGTTGATAAATCAGTCAACAATACTACAAATGTATTCTATTACAACATCTTGGtagcaatttcaaaataatcattgTTGGATTATACTGTAAGATGAGCTCCTTCTGatgattatatatgtatatatactgtctAAAAGGAGACcctaaagttaaaacaaatttgttgacaGTGGGCATGGTAACCATCAGGAGttgaaaaaattacttttttaactgCTGTCATTCAAAGAACTTCGAAATGAGTGATTTCATTAACCATACATAaggtatttaattaaattttgaatgcaagatAGTGACTTGTGCAAAAAAGGGTTTAAAGGTGTATCAGTGGCAGAAGGGTGAAGAGAATcacttatacacacacacacacacacacacatcaaataCATATTAACATCAATGACGTTAATAGTATAACAAGTTGTAGTTTAACTCTTTTAATATGGATCgcaggtcaaaggccatgccatCGTACTTGTTgattcacattcaaaattttattgaactaccattttatgattttatgtcagtaagtttgaaaGCAAGTAGTCgattataatttctaattttaaaaaaatattaaaagaacccaTCTGAACATggattttagtgagttacatggtatattgaatgcagcactgtttaaaattagatctttgtgatgttaaaatactaagcctatagttttgtacaaattaggaattcaaattactaatattataaaattgGAATAGATAATAATTTCAGATCTTTTAGTttactgagatatggcttatgtactgaatcaaatacgaTGGTCCCGTTCACCTCTTTTagtttttggaaacagtcccttatgtacatttacttcagtatataacatgaataaccaaccaacagcttagaatgtttgCAGAATGGTTTTCCTGCCATTTTAATCTGTGGAAAGGCTGCCATGTCCTTTCAATTCCAGGTTTCAAGGTGGTAGGTTGTGTcttcagtttcatatttttttaaatctaagtaCATCTTAGTTGTGAAGATTAATACATTAttgtggaattctgtggtatcagtgtaattatttatgatttttttggttattcaactgtatgtataaagcctgaaaaattttgtttgatatcctacTCATGCACAAAATTAAAAGGCTAAGCAACTTATGTCCAACAGCAATCAAGTATAAAGGTTATAGTAAGaggagataattgtttgctttaattCTCGacttattgttctatgttttgagaaaaataaactcaatttatttctaaatagtagtagtctttatacatatatcatgTATAATACTTGAAATGTGACAATATTACAAAATGCAGCCAAGACAGTAAAGGTAaagtaaaggtcagttttatattacttgaTATGTAACATGAATGCATgtgcaccacatcaatgcaagctatgtaatgttagctaggcatgactagaaggtcagtataataataaatatatgtgtaaatatatagcattatgagacttaagctactcacactaaacatttgtattttcgtgttataatatgtagtcattcatGGCAtggaaaaagtataatttatatttatttcctaatttttttatgatgattgTGAGGTTGGTCATGttacagaccccacatagttaagaGTATAGAAAATGAcgaaaaatataaagtcttactgaaaacatgtttgaaatgtatttagaatgttctagagattatgcaaataacatttgagatttttggggcaaataatagtaatttaatcataacatgaaatcattttgcactcagactagtaacaaaaaagacttttcacaaacaaatctttttgttTTGCACTTAATGCTGAAAATGGTAGGAACAGGGCAcataaatcagtgatgtcgagaaaacccacttgtagggaaatatatatgtaaaaacagctcattgcatctctctttctttgtgaacctgacgatgaccgaagaaggtcgaaacattgttctctcctctacgtaaaaaattttctcaacccagacgagtcatttttacatatatagagcacataaatataaattttagcagggTAGGAGTAATCTTcagctgagacagttttatttttctaatagggtggttGACCTTGTGAATGGGTTGCCTACAGCAGCTTATATATGGAATCTTTAACCTGTAGTAATAACGttggaaaaatattataatgctcAAGAGctttataattttttccatggCATAGAAGGACACAGAAAAACTGAGTTTTTCaggttttttcaagtacaaacttttagcttgtACCTTTTCACTGCAACTGGGATGTATATTTCTTAGTGCAATAGGTTAAGGGAATGTGAAGAAAGACTTGTCAAATGTTTGctttgaatgtttttaaagtttagtgGATTGGGTAACCTAAGTGGACTAGTAGGTCCTTTACTACCCTTaaatttcatgtatattttaaataaaaaaatttagttctagtttataaatcattatcatggtataaaaattgtgaaaaattcAATGCTTTTGGTTAGTTAATTTTTGTCATTCCATATTAAAGTTAAATTGAGCTTACGTGATACATGTGCACATATATGggaaacaaataattttgcaCAAACTTATGAATGTTTTTTAGTTAAGTAATGTAAAACTCGTGCAAGGTGCTATCAATTGATGTGTAATTGAGCAAGATAGCATTATGAGGGGTTAAGGATTGCCTATGTAAGCCTCTTactaaaaatttgaatttttgagTAGTAGGCAGTTGCCCAAAGGCTGGAAACTAGTTAATGTTGCACTTATCTTTAAAGAATGTAATATACATTGTCCAGGTAACAATATattagttaatcatacttctgtGATGGCAAAAGTTTTGGAGATTTATTAAAGATGCCCACAAAGCTACTGAAAAGAGTTGAATGGCCAGATGTTATGACTTATGTTGATAAGGTTAGGGTTATGGATTTGGTATACTCAGATTTTCAGAAGGCTTTCAACAAAATGACACATAAAAGTcctgtaaagaaaattatttctgtaaattGGTGAAAAATTAACTCAATGGATTAAGGGTTAGTTAGAGGAGAGAAAGCAAAGGGTTGTAACAAATGGGGTTTAGTTTAACTGATGTTGAGTTGGAAGCGAGATTAAAGTTTGGTGAACTGGGTAATTGATATGGCAGAGGGCATTAAATTATAATGCAAGTCTGTAGGTTACCGTAGTAAAAATTGTAACTTCTACCTGGATGGAAATCAAATGAATAATATGGTAGAAAGGATGTTGGTGCTTTGATTGGTCAACCTCTTAAGCTTTTCTAGTAAAGTGTTTTTGCCAGTGGGAAAGCAAATATAATTTTGGATTGTAGCTACAGGAATGATGAATATAAGTTAAAGGATGTTATTCTGTTTTATGAACCTCTAGTTAGGCCTCTTTTAGAATACTGTTTTCAGTCTTTAGCTTCTTATTTTAAGGACATCAAATTGTTGTGTAACTAATGGTTTTGTCAGAGAAACATTTGTAGTTAGTTTACATGTCATGTTGCTTTGTTAagagaatattttgaaaagttaagaTTTTAGATCTGAAGTGAACAATATATTGCAAATACCTTGCAATTTATCGTAAGATCATTTTGATTTAAGTTACTATGAAAACAATTGTCTGTACAAGTTCtctttaaagttataatttttattaaaacttactttttacTCTGGCAATATGCATTTtctattgcaaaatatttttaattttgtaagtatGATATTGAAAATTATCATATAACCACAAAACTAACAAATTTACTGTATGCATTTGTAGGTCAAAAACCACACCTCTAGATCTGATTtcataatgtaagtttgattatTACATGAAGTATGTTTTCAATTCAGCATTTATCTTTCAATTTGTACCATCAGGACCTGTCAAGATCTTGtttttatgatataataaaattgaaagttatttcaatgaattaactagtctttaatttaaatattttatatatcaatatttcattatttcaggTGTGTCATTTTTGTGCTCCCAATCAATGTTGTTCActggaattattttcaaaaccatgAACAAACAGATATTGCAGTTTGTATTTGCTATCTTGTTTTATAAAGTAGAATGTTTACAGAAGAACATTCTTGTTTTTGGTGGCAATGGATTCATTGGATCTGACTGTGTTAATGTTCTTAAGAAAGAGCATAAAATTACTCTTGTAAATCGTGGTACACCTTACTGGGATGCAGAAAAGCGTGTTTTACCATACGTTACTTTGGTTTCTTGTGACAGAAATGCAGGACTAGAGAATTGTGCAAAATTCATGCAATATTTAGAACAAATAAGTAATATTGATTTTGTGATTGACTTCAGTGGGTACCGTCCTGAAGTTATTCAGAATGCTTGCAAAGTGCTACGTGGAAAGGTTGGTACTTATATTTATATCAGCTCAGATTCTGTGTATGAAGTAAGTGCTAAGAACCATACCTCTCCTTCAAAAGAAACAGATGCTGAAAGACCAAGTTCTACTGAGGAACAGGAACGACTCAACAGTTTTGATCCTTATGGTCATAACAAACTAGTTTGTGAAGAAATTCTAAGAAAGCAAAGGAATGAAGGAGGTTTCCCATACATCGTTTTGCGTTTGCCAGATGTTATTGGACCAAGAGACACTACTAACAGATGGTGGACATACCAGCTGTGGCTTCAGTTGGTAAACTCAACTGGTAGACCTGTTTTAATACCTGAAAAAGATATGAGCATTACGTCTAGTCTAGTCTTTGTGAAAGATGTGGCTAAGATATTGCCTAAGTTGTTTGAGTTAGCCTCTGAGAAAAATAGAGCTGTGTTGGACCATTCTTTTAACCTTGCCTTTTCTGAGCATTTCACAGTGCGAATGATCTTGGATAAAATGCAAGATATTCTTGGCCTGCATGGTGTTGAGTACCAGTACATTAATAGTGAAGAAATATTTGAGATATATTCTTCTGTATTCTCTTTTCACATATTCCCTTCTGTATTTCAAGGCCCGGTAGATATCTCTTCTGCTCAAAACGTTTTGGGTTGGTCTCCTACATCTTGGAATATTGCTGCTACAGATACTGTAAACTTTTATGTTCAAGCCTTCCATTGTTTTCCAAAAGAGAGAGATGAAATAGTTCATCGACTTCTAACCCATGTAGTGTCTCCGTCTCATAAAGACATTTTCTTAGAAGCAGTTGAAAAGATGATTAAAAACGGTAAGTACATGTGTGTTTGAAGTTAGTTAGTAGTTATTTTGACCATTTAGagaacataaattattatatgcttaaaattttaatttaaaggagctaaaataatattaattttatttgaaatattagtaCTCATTGCACATCTAGTCATATTTGCTCTTGTAATGTTAATTTAGTAGATCTAGTAGTAATAGTGTGTAATATTTACACTAGAATTAGAATCTGAATTTGTTgatggttatattttaaaatgaatctaGTCATCTacatgaaagtttttatttaaatggtactaaattttattacatacaggCAGCCTTTAAAGCATAAGAATAATTTCTACTGGctgaaattaattttgataacaacTACTTGCCCTTATTAGATATTGTTATTAACAGCAAAAAGGTAAATGATGATCATGGACATGGGTGTTGATTTCCGTCATC of the Tachypleus tridentatus isolate NWPU-2018 chromosome 13, ASM421037v1, whole genome shotgun sequence genome contains:
- the LOC143237408 gene encoding uncharacterized protein LOC143237408, which encodes MLFTGIIFKTMNKQILQFVFAILFYKVECLQKNILVFGGNGFIGSDCVNVLKKEHKITLVNRGTPYWDAEKRVLPYVTLVSCDRNAGLENCAKFMQYLEQISNIDFVIDFSGYRPEVIQNACKVLRGKVGTYIYISSDSVYEVSAKNHTSPSKETDAERPSSTEEQERLNSFDPYGHNKLVCEEILRKQRNEGGFPYIVLRLPDVIGPRDTTNRWWTYQLWLQLVNSTGRPVLIPEKDMSITSSLVFVKDVAKILPKLFELASEKNRAVLDHSFNLAFSEHFTVRMILDKMQDILGLHGVEYQYINSEEIFEIYSSVFSFHIFPSVFQGPVDISSAQNVLGWSPTSWNIAATDTVNFYVQAFHCFPKERDEIVHRLLTHVVSPSHKDIFLEAVEKMIKNGLPDGSSCTHELIGTFHDEL